The following proteins are co-located in the bacterium genome:
- a CDS encoding DUF393 domain-containing protein: MHNWKLKIFYDGACPLCSREMRFLMRKNTRGTLVFEDTTTADFDPQKYGISTDVNRVIHAALPDGSIVTGVEVFRRAYREIGLGWLLAPTGWPGLKSIFDLLYLIFAKNRKRISRFFPRACKI; this comes from the coding sequence ATGCATAACTGGAAACTAAAAATATTTTATGATGGAGCTTGCCCGCTTTGTTCCAGAGAAATGCGCTTTTTAATGCGAAAGAATACTCGCGGCACACTAGTGTTTGAAGACACGACAACGGCAGATTTTGACCCGCAAAAATATGGGATCTCAACGGATGTTAACCGTGTCATTCATGCAGCTTTACCTGATGGTTCAATCGTTACAGGAGTTGAAGTTTTTCGTCGAGCTTATCGAGAAATTGGCCTCGGTTGGTTACTTGCTCCAACTGGCTGGCCAGGATTAAAATCAATTTTCGATCTATTATATTTAATTTTTGCCAAGAATCGAAAGCGTATTAGTCGGTTTTTCCCTCGCGCATGTAAGATCTAG
- a CDS encoding ABC-F family ATP-binding cassette domain-containing protein — protein MSLISLNEVGKDFGTKPLFENLSFVISARERVAVIGQNGCGKSTLLKIISGKEDLSSGEIVRQRGLEISYVKQVDSFAPEATPLSVISDVSGDAQLAQHLPEYKIKLLLNTAGFTDVNIPVTQLSGGWKKRLSIIAGTCTTPDLLLLDEPTNHLDLPGILWLEELLINFSGAVLFVSHDRYFIERVAERSIEIDRRFPAGFVSAAGGYSAIVEKREEILSNLRSQKSSLSNKVRREVEWLRAGVKARTTKSKARIDEAHRLIDELNKMQLDSKAAELGFASTGRKTKELIKLEHTSGGYDTNILWQDLSLIIYPGSRVGIVGANGSGKTSLLKTMIGEIPVLKGKIIPAKNLKINFFGQMREGLDPSKTVKEILSPKSDFVVVENREIHVITWAMRFLFRSEQLGSRIADLSGGEQARLLLAKISLLESDLLIFDEPTNDLDIQTLEVLEQSFIEYPGAILIVSHDRYLMSRVCTDVLGFLPQPNGYNQVLRFADYMQFEIAWDEVGGSKLTNKSSNEVLTPKKTKAAPTQPEKPKATKGLTFHERKEFQSLERKIESATKRQDELKSNLIHPDFATDANKLMELQAEITTQSAALEEMLARWLELSEKQ, from the coding sequence ATGTCACTCATTAGTTTAAACGAAGTTGGCAAAGACTTCGGCACTAAACCTTTATTCGAAAATCTGTCGTTTGTAATTAGCGCACGTGAGCGCGTGGCCGTGATTGGACAAAACGGTTGTGGCAAATCAACGCTATTAAAAATTATCTCCGGCAAAGAAGACTTAAGTTCGGGTGAGATCGTGCGCCAACGCGGACTGGAAATCTCCTACGTTAAGCAAGTCGATAGCTTTGCCCCCGAAGCAACTCCGCTTTCAGTGATTAGCGATGTTTCAGGGGATGCACAGCTTGCCCAGCATTTACCTGAATATAAAATCAAGCTACTCCTAAATACAGCAGGTTTTACCGATGTGAACATTCCAGTAACTCAGCTTTCTGGTGGCTGGAAAAAACGGCTCAGCATTATTGCCGGCACTTGTACAACTCCAGATTTACTTTTACTCGATGAGCCGACAAACCATCTCGACTTACCGGGGATTCTTTGGCTCGAAGAGCTTTTAATTAATTTTTCCGGGGCGGTATTATTTGTCAGCCACGACCGTTACTTTATTGAGCGAGTTGCTGAGCGGAGCATTGAAATCGATCGGCGCTTCCCCGCCGGCTTTGTTTCAGCCGCAGGTGGTTATAGTGCGATTGTAGAAAAACGCGAAGAAATTTTAAGTAATTTACGGTCACAAAAATCCTCCCTCTCTAACAAAGTCCGACGCGAAGTCGAATGGCTCAGAGCTGGAGTAAAAGCACGCACCACTAAATCTAAAGCTCGGATCGATGAAGCGCATCGCCTGATTGATGAATTAAATAAAATGCAGCTCGATAGCAAAGCTGCTGAACTTGGGTTTGCTTCAACTGGAAGAAAAACTAAGGAACTGATTAAACTCGAACATACGAGTGGCGGCTATGACACAAATATTTTATGGCAGGACCTATCATTAATTATCTACCCGGGCTCCCGCGTAGGTATTGTCGGCGCTAACGGCTCGGGCAAGACAAGTTTATTAAAAACCATGATCGGTGAGATTCCGGTTTTAAAAGGTAAAATCATTCCAGCAAAGAACCTAAAAATAAATTTTTTTGGACAAATGCGTGAGGGTTTAGACCCCAGTAAAACAGTCAAAGAAATTCTCTCCCCCAAAAGTGATTTCGTTGTTGTCGAGAATCGAGAAATTCACGTGATTACCTGGGCCATGCGCTTTCTTTTTCGCAGTGAACAACTTGGTAGCCGCATCGCAGACCTCTCTGGTGGTGAGCAAGCAAGACTGCTCTTGGCAAAAATCTCGCTGCTTGAGTCCGATCTATTAATTTTTGATGAACCTACCAATGATCTAGATATTCAAACCTTAGAAGTGCTCGAGCAAAGTTTTATTGAATATCCGGGTGCAATTTTAATTGTTTCACATGACCGCTACTTAATGTCGCGTGTGTGTACAGATGTTTTGGGATTTTTACCGCAACCAAATGGCTATAATCAGGTGCTGCGTTTCGCAGACTATATGCAATTTGAAATTGCCTGGGATGAAGTTGGTGGTAGTAAGTTGACGAATAAGTCCTCTAATGAAGTCCTGACGCCCAAAAAGACTAAGGCCGCGCCTACTCAACCAGAAAAGCCCAAGGCAACTAAAGGTCTGACTTTCCATGAGCGTAAGGAGTTTCAAAGTTTAGAACGTAAAATTGAGAGTGCCACAAAAAGACAAGATGAATTAAAGAGCAATTTAATTCATCCAGATTTTGCAACGGATGCAAATAAGCTAATGGAACTTCAAGCTGAAATTACAACGCAATCAGCCGCCCTAGAGGAGATGCTGGCACGTTGGCTTGAGCTTTCAGAAAAGCAATAA
- a CDS encoding potassium-transporting ATPase subunit F, protein METLALILSIALVVYLFTALLLPEIF, encoded by the coding sequence ATGGAAACACTTGCATTGATTCTTAGTATCGCTCTTGTTGTCTATCTATTCACAGCGCTTCTTTTACCGGAGATATTTTAA
- a CDS encoding efflux RND transporter permease subunit, with protein MGSFTDIFIRRPVLATCINLIILVAGIYALFTLNVRQYPRSDVSVVTVKTAYIGANADLVRGFVTTALERAIASADGIDYLESSSAQSLSTITAHLRLNYDVNDALTQIQAKVAQVRNDLPPEAEAPIITVESADNRFASMYLSFASDVLEQNEISDYLLRVVQPQLSAVPGVQKADILGGRTFAMRVWLKPNRLEAFKITPAQVEQALRANNFLSAIGSTKGSMTVVPLTANTDVQTPEQFKSLIIREEAGSMVRLGDIADVILGAENYDEEVRFGGKKATFMGIWALPNANSLDVIKRVRDVIPQIQNNAPKGLSVGIPYDATAYIRNALKEVIKTLTETILIVIVVIFLFLGSLRTVIVPVVAIPLSLVGAGMIMAASGFSVNLLTLLAIVLSVGLVVDDAIVMLENIERHVAEGLPPLDAAIKAARELAGPIIAMTITLATVYTPIAIQGGLTGALFKEFAFTLAGAVLVSGFVALTLSPMMSSRLIKHGEKPTNFKIKIEATFEALRLRYIKLLSKSLNLRPGMITFAILMMLLIFPLYMFSMKELAPREDQGVVFGIVQAAPNSTVDQTLLYTNKVQDVFTSFPEYQTSFQLTMPTGGFSGMLLKPWSERSRTVEEIEPEAWQKAGTIPGVRVIMTSPPPLPGGSDFPVEFVVTTTAEPRQLVEIAYTLVGEAFKSGMFMFADADLKFDLPQASIEINHDQVAAMGLRLQDVGRDLGVLLGGNYTNRFRIQGRSYKVIPQVERLARLTPEQIKNLYITGPKGEMIALGTIATIKNTVEPRSLNRFQQLNSVKIQGAFTPNASIDQALTVLEKKAKEILPEGYTIDYAGESRQLRKEQNALTTVILLAAILIFLVLASQFESFRDPLIILLGSVPLALAGALIFVFLGFTSLNIYSQVGLVTLIGLVAKNGILIVEFANTLREQGVTKLEAIIQACSTRLRPVLMTSVATVAGHFPLILASGAGAGARNSIGIVLVTGMIIGTFFTLFVVPSIYMLVSGEHKRQH; from the coding sequence ATGGGATCATTTACCGATATTTTCATTCGTCGTCCGGTTCTAGCAACTTGCATCAACCTAATTATTCTGGTTGCCGGCATCTATGCCTTATTCACACTGAATGTGCGGCAGTACCCACGCAGCGATGTCTCTGTCGTCACCGTTAAGACAGCATATATCGGGGCTAATGCTGACTTAGTACGTGGATTTGTGACCACAGCACTAGAGCGCGCAATTGCGAGTGCCGATGGCATTGATTACCTTGAATCTTCAAGTGCACAAAGCTTAAGCACAATCACTGCGCACCTTAGACTGAATTACGATGTCAATGACGCTCTCACACAAATTCAAGCTAAAGTTGCACAAGTCCGCAATGATTTGCCGCCTGAAGCAGAAGCCCCGATCATCACAGTTGAGAGTGCTGACAACCGTTTTGCCTCAATGTATTTAAGTTTCGCTTCGGATGTTTTAGAGCAAAATGAAATTTCAGATTATCTGTTACGCGTTGTGCAACCACAGCTTTCCGCAGTCCCCGGAGTACAAAAAGCTGATATTCTGGGAGGTCGCACCTTTGCGATGCGCGTGTGGCTAAAGCCAAACCGCCTTGAGGCCTTCAAGATAACTCCTGCGCAAGTTGAGCAGGCCCTTCGTGCCAATAATTTTCTCTCGGCAATCGGCAGCACTAAGGGTTCAATGACTGTTGTTCCACTTACTGCTAACACCGATGTGCAAACCCCGGAGCAATTCAAGAGTTTGATCATTCGTGAAGAAGCCGGCAGCATGGTAAGATTGGGCGATATTGCCGACGTTATTCTTGGCGCGGAAAATTATGACGAAGAAGTGCGCTTTGGTGGCAAGAAAGCAACTTTCATGGGTATCTGGGCGCTACCTAATGCAAACTCCCTTGATGTAATCAAACGTGTGCGTGACGTCATACCCCAAATTCAGAATAACGCACCCAAGGGCCTAAGCGTGGGGATTCCATATGACGCCACGGCTTATATTCGTAATGCCTTAAAAGAAGTAATTAAAACTCTGACTGAAACAATCTTAATCGTGATTGTAGTAATTTTCCTTTTTCTGGGGTCGCTACGCACGGTAATTGTACCAGTTGTTGCTATTCCCTTGTCGCTAGTTGGAGCTGGGATGATCATGGCGGCAAGTGGATTTTCCGTAAATCTACTTACGCTTCTTGCCATCGTCCTTTCGGTTGGACTTGTTGTCGACGATGCGATTGTGATGCTCGAAAATATTGAGCGGCACGTGGCCGAAGGTTTGCCGCCCTTGGATGCGGCAATTAAAGCCGCCCGAGAGCTTGCCGGGCCAATCATTGCGATGACAATTACCTTAGCAACGGTTTACACTCCAATTGCAATTCAAGGCGGATTGACTGGAGCCTTATTCAAAGAATTCGCTTTCACACTTGCCGGTGCGGTTCTAGTCTCTGGTTTCGTAGCGCTAACACTTTCACCAATGATGTCTTCTCGGCTGATCAAGCATGGTGAAAAACCAACTAACTTCAAAATTAAGATTGAGGCGACTTTCGAAGCTCTACGTCTGCGCTATATCAAGCTATTGTCTAAATCACTAAATCTCCGGCCCGGCATGATTACTTTTGCGATCTTGATGATGCTCTTAATTTTTCCACTATATATGTTTTCGATGAAAGAGCTTGCTCCACGTGAAGATCAAGGCGTGGTTTTCGGGATCGTGCAAGCCGCTCCAAATTCAACGGTCGATCAAACCTTACTCTATACCAACAAGGTTCAAGATGTTTTCACAAGCTTTCCCGAATATCAAACATCTTTCCAGCTCACTATGCCAACAGGTGGCTTCTCCGGGATGCTCCTCAAACCCTGGAGTGAGCGCAGTCGCACTGTTGAAGAAATTGAACCAGAAGCCTGGCAAAAGGCGGGAACTATTCCCGGGGTGCGCGTGATTATGACTTCCCCGCCTCCACTACCTGGAGGAAGCGACTTTCCTGTCGAGTTTGTTGTCACAACTACAGCTGAACCGCGCCAGCTTGTAGAGATTGCCTATACTTTGGTTGGCGAAGCTTTCAAAAGTGGAATGTTTATGTTCGCTGATGCTGATCTCAAATTTGACCTACCGCAGGCTTCAATCGAAATTAATCATGACCAAGTTGCAGCAATGGGACTACGCTTACAGGATGTAGGAAGAGATCTCGGCGTATTACTTGGAGGAAATTATACAAATCGCTTTAGAATTCAAGGGAGAAGCTACAAAGTTATTCCTCAAGTTGAGCGCCTTGCTCGCTTAACTCCTGAGCAAATCAAAAACCTCTACATCACTGGGCCTAAAGGTGAAATGATTGCCCTGGGAACGATTGCTACGATCAAAAATACCGTTGAGCCGCGTTCACTTAATCGCTTCCAGCAGCTTAACTCTGTAAAAATTCAAGGCGCCTTTACTCCGAATGCCAGTATTGATCAGGCTTTAACTGTGCTCGAAAAGAAGGCTAAAGAAATTTTACCTGAGGGTTACACGATTGACTATGCCGGAGAATCTCGCCAGCTTCGCAAGGAACAAAATGCACTAACAACAGTGATCTTACTGGCTGCGATTTTAATCTTTCTCGTGTTGGCGTCTCAATTTGAAAGCTTTCGTGACCCGCTGATTATTTTACTCGGTTCAGTGCCACTTGCACTAGCAGGTGCTTTAATTTTCGTATTTCTTGGCTTTACTTCTTTAAATATCTATTCACAAGTTGGCTTGGTAACCTTAATTGGGCTTGTTGCGAAAAATGGTATTTTAATTGTTGAGTTTGCCAATACCTTACGCGAGCAAGGGGTCACAAAACTCGAGGCAATTATTCAGGCTTGCTCGACTAGGCTGCGCCCAGTATTAATGACCTCTGTTGCTACAGTTGCTGGACACTTTCCCCTGATCCTTGCTTCGGGGGCAGGCGCTGGGGCACGTAATAGCATTGGAATCGTACTCGTAACGGGCATGATTATTGGAACTTTTTTTACACTTTTCGTGGTGCCTTCGATTTACATGTTGGTATCAGGAGAGCACAAGCGACAGCACTAA
- a CDS encoding BON domain-containing protein — MRQLQVCSLLVLVLFVVSMSGCLLAAGAGAEAGYILAQDDRSTKETVKDQYLVSAIKTKLLANSKTPGMDINVDSYKGKITLRGALMSQDEVDQALSIARNTDGVTEVESKLVVVQ; from the coding sequence ATGCGTCAACTACAAGTTTGTTCTTTATTGGTTTTAGTTTTATTTGTTGTTTCAATGAGCGGCTGTTTACTGGCTGCAGGCGCAGGTGCTGAAGCTGGTTATATACTAGCTCAGGATGACCGCAGCACCAAAGAGACAGTTAAAGATCAGTACTTAGTGTCTGCGATCAAAACAAAACTCCTAGCAAATTCCAAAACACCTGGCATGGATATTAATGTCGACTCATATAAGGGCAAAATAACACTACGTGGAGCGTTAATGTCGCAGGACGAAGTGGATCAAGCACTTTCGATTGCCCGTAACACTGATGGCGTAACTGAAGTCGAATCCAAGCTTGTAGTCGTGCAGTAG
- the kdpA gene encoding potassium-transporting ATPase subunit KdpA has translation MTANTLLQIVFFYGLLTALAVPVGSWLCWCFTNQKSVCQNESMNWKSYCISVIAFSSVCMTALTLLLKYQHYLPFNPQGFDGMTWALAFNTAASFVTNTNWQAYGGESSLSLFSQTAGLTVQNFVSAAVGLCVMAALIRGIKNHESGMIGNFWRDLNRVIICFLLPLSIVLSLLLNQQGVPQTITAYLNIQTYESAKDAKIPLGLVASQVAIKQLGTNGGGFYNANSAHPLENPTPISNLYELLAILLIPAACCFAFGAMIKDKRQGWALYGVMLLVSIFATVFTAYFEQNPQSKYFPSSINIQPSSESAGGNMEGKEVRFGIAASSLWAVATTAASNGSVNAMHDSFTPLGGLVPMVMMQLGEVIFGGVGSGLYGMLAFVLVTVFIAGLMVGRTPEYLGKKIEVFEMKMVSLIVLVPCILVLAGTALTIFCGLGSSSVSNPGPHGFSQILYAYSSMGNNNGSAFGGFSSGLPLHLWWGAITMILSRFLIIVPVLALAGNIGAKKITPPSAGTLPTHTVLFSFLLLGVILIVGALTFVPALVLGPVIEHLL, from the coding sequence ATGACAGCAAATACGCTCCTACAAATAGTTTTCTTTTATGGGCTCTTAACAGCGTTGGCTGTACCCGTAGGGAGTTGGCTCTGTTGGTGTTTTACCAACCAAAAATCAGTATGCCAAAACGAAAGCATGAATTGGAAGTCCTATTGCATATCCGTCATCGCGTTTAGTTCAGTATGCATGACGGCACTAACACTTTTGCTCAAATATCAACATTATCTCCCGTTCAATCCGCAAGGATTCGATGGAATGACCTGGGCGTTAGCATTTAATACAGCTGCAAGTTTTGTCACGAACACGAATTGGCAGGCATATGGTGGAGAATCTTCGCTCTCATTGTTTAGTCAGACTGCTGGACTTACTGTTCAAAATTTTGTCTCCGCAGCCGTTGGCTTATGTGTAATGGCAGCTTTAATTCGAGGAATAAAAAATCATGAATCGGGAATGATTGGAAATTTCTGGAGAGATCTTAACCGAGTAATAATCTGCTTCTTGTTGCCATTATCAATAGTGCTTTCACTACTGTTAAATCAGCAAGGTGTTCCTCAAACCATTACTGCGTATCTAAATATTCAAACGTATGAGTCCGCAAAGGATGCAAAAATTCCGTTAGGTTTGGTGGCTTCTCAAGTCGCTATTAAGCAATTAGGAACAAATGGAGGAGGATTCTATAATGCTAACTCTGCACATCCTCTAGAAAATCCAACGCCGATTTCAAATCTCTATGAATTGCTAGCAATTCTTTTAATTCCTGCAGCGTGCTGTTTTGCATTTGGAGCAATGATTAAAGATAAACGACAGGGTTGGGCACTCTACGGCGTCATGCTCCTTGTCAGCATATTTGCAACTGTATTTACTGCGTATTTTGAGCAAAATCCTCAATCAAAATATTTCCCATCGAGTATCAACATTCAGCCATCCAGCGAAAGTGCCGGCGGAAATATGGAGGGGAAAGAGGTTCGATTTGGAATTGCCGCATCAAGTCTCTGGGCAGTTGCAACGACTGCCGCATCAAATGGTTCAGTTAATGCTATGCATGACTCCTTTACTCCACTCGGAGGATTGGTACCGATGGTTATGATGCAGTTGGGGGAAGTAATTTTCGGAGGAGTGGGTTCTGGTCTTTACGGAATGCTTGCATTCGTTCTTGTCACTGTCTTTATCGCTGGGCTCATGGTGGGGCGAACTCCCGAATATTTGGGAAAAAAGATTGAGGTCTTTGAGATGAAGATGGTTTCTCTAATTGTTTTAGTCCCGTGCATATTAGTGCTGGCAGGAACAGCTCTTACGATCTTTTGTGGGTTAGGAAGCAGCTCAGTTTCAAATCCTGGACCACACGGTTTTAGCCAAATTCTTTATGCGTATAGTTCTATGGGTAATAACAATGGAAGCGCGTTTGGAGGCTTTTCGTCCGGGCTTCCGCTTCATCTATGGTGGGGAGCAATCACCATGATTCTCTCTCGATTTCTCATCATCGTCCCGGTCCTTGCTCTTGCGGGAAATATCGGGGCAAAAAAAATCACCCCGCCATCAGCTGGCACACTACCAACACACACAGTTCTTTTTTCGTTTCTTCTCCTTGGAGTGATCTTGATCGTTGGAGCGCTCACCTTTGTGCCGGCTCTTGTGTTGGGTCCAGTAATTGAACATCTTTTGTGA